The Flavipsychrobacter sp. genome contains the following window.
CACCATTACAGTATGCCCAATTTTTAGGGGCAAATGAACCTCCGAACAAGCGGATTTCTCCTAAATATCCTTCCATAATATTTTTTTTAGCGTTAATGTTTTTGTTTTAGGCTCTGCTTGGAAAATCTCCTTCGATACAAATGATATACTGAAGTGCAGAAACCGGCATGACGTTATCATGCGACAGCCCACCGCCTGTAGCATTGGCTACGGCAGCAGCACTCACCGTTACTGTATTTATAGCCATAGTATTATCAGGGGTAGCGGCATACGTTCTTACGCCTGCATCTGTAATAGCAAAAATGTTATTCTCAGGATCGTCTGAACTACCTGTATCAGATGTAGCAAGAGGGGTGATCTCTGCCTCAACATCAGTAGTTACAGGGTGTGTATGACGAGCCAGCTGATCTAAGGTAAGTGTGATCTTTTCATAACCGCCATACTCGCCTATGGTAAAATCGTAAGGCAGCCCCGGTCCTTGACCTTGACCTACAACTACTCTACCTCTGGTATCAGGCAGTGCAAAAACTGTACGGCAATCGCCGCCATATTCACAACCTATCAATGCAAATAAGGCGGAGTACTCTGCTATAGTCAGATAACCGCCATGACAAAAAGCCCATCCTCTAGGGGCAAACGTTCCGCCAAACAGGCGAACTTCTCCTAAATATCCATACATGGTATTATAATTTTTTTGAGTTAAATGTTGTTGTTTAGTTTCTTGTCGGAAATAGCCCCTGAACACAAATAACGTAGTTCATCGTAACGAATGGCTGTACGTTCAAGTGCGTATTAGACAGGCCTGCTGTTTCCATGCTCATACTGCCCGACACGGTAACCGGCGAAGTTCCCATAGCTACATCTGCCGCAGAGTCGCTATACATCTTTAAGCCCAATGAAGGGTTGGCGTTTGTAGGGTCATCAACATTGCTACTATCATCAGAGCTACTCTTGACGTTTCCTGCCATGCTAATTTGTGCTGTCATGGTATGCTTGTGGGCAGGGGTCTCTTCGATGGTGAGCTGGTGAAATAGTTCGCCTCCTCTGTTGCCAAGATTGTAATTAGGCTGGCCTACACCCTGACCGAACTGTATCGGCACACGGCCTCTAAAATCAGGCAATTGAAATTCTGTAAACCCGTTGCCACCATAGATGGTGCCTAGCACGGCATACAAGGCTTGGTTGGTGTTAATTGGTAAATACTGACCATAACACACAGCCCAATTTTGGGGAGTGAAATTATACGCGACGATGCGTATTTCTCCCAAAGTTCCGTCCGTCATTGTAATATATATTTATTGGTTAGAAAATCTATTTTATAAGACGGCAGGCAAACACGCTACGTGTTATTGTTTTCATGGTTGCAATACTATCTGTACTATAAACATAAGCAGGTATATATTTCTATAAAAGGGTATTATCACCCATTTATGTTATGTTTGAATTGTTTATTTTTTAAGCCAACATCATGTCTCGTTTATTATCAGTCAACGTATCGCTACCCAAAGTGGTAACACATAATGGCAACAGCTTTACCACAGCCATTTTCAAAACGCCTGTAACAGGTAGTGCTGCCGTAAGCCAACTGAACATTGCCGGTGACAAGCAAGCTGACCTTACCGTACATGGCGGGATAGACAAAGCAGTTTATGCCTACTCTTACCACAACTATGCCTACTGGGAAAAAGAACTGAACAGAAACGACTTTACCATGGGGCAGTTTGGCGAGAACCTAACGGTAGACAATATGCCCGACCATGAAGTGTACATAGGCAATCGATATCGTATAGGCACTACCCTGCTTGAAGTATCACAACCACGTGTACCTTGTTTTAAACTAAATGCAAGAATGGATGATAACCGCATGACCAAACTTTTTTTCAATAGTGGCAGACAGGGGTTTTATCTACGTGTATTGGAAGAGGGCATCATCACCGCAGGAGATGAAATAATAATGGAAAAAGAACACCCTGCCAAGATCAGTGTACAAGATATTTTTACACTCTACTATATCGACAAAACAAACTACAACAGTATCAAAAAAGCAGCTGATCTGGAAGAGCTTACTCTTAGCTGGAGAGAAGGATTTAAAGAGCTATTGAGCAAGGCTAATCGTTAACCCTAGCACTACTCCTCAAAAGAAGATAGCTTAATATCGTCCAGTATCATCTCTCCATATTTATATGGGTTGTGAAAACTAAGCTCAATACTATCAAATTCAGCATCAGGTATTTTCACATCAAAATACACATCGCTAACCGTATGAGGAGCTGAATATTTATTGAGCCTTATGTTTCTAATTTTCACGGCTGCTCCATCTTTTCTAAAAGTGACTATATACAATATCATTCGCCATGCCTCCCATTCTTCGTACAGTGGTTTTATCGACACTTCAGCACGCACCCAGTCGGCATGAGTGTTGTTACTAAAAGGTATTAAAAACTTCTGCCCCCACTCTCTATCTTTATCAATGTACATAGACACATTCCCATGTATTATATGGCTGTTACTTTCTGTACTATCCTGTTCAAAATCATTAGCGAATAGTAGTTTCATGTTTTTAGGTTTACCGTCATAATACTCATCTGTATCTTTAAAACGTTGCACATGATCTGGCACTGAGAAGCGACCAACAACATGCCAATAGTAAGCTCGTGTCATACCGTTAGAATCGTAAAGACCATCGGAAGCATGCGCAGCATAAGTGAACCAGATATTGAGATAAGTAAACAGCAGTAGAAATGGCGAACACACCCACATCATCACTCTTGACTGTAGCATACGCTCTATAAAGAATGCTAGTGGCAACATAATAATGGGATAGTATTGAAGCATTGCCCTACCACCTGTGCCGGCATACCACCAAATATCCCAAGCAGAAGTTATATACAAACTGCAAGCAAAAAACAGTAGTACCATTACACGATGCTTGCCGTGCTTAACAAAAGAAATGATACCTATAAAGAAAAAGAAGACGAGGGGTGTATATGTGACCCAACCGCTTCTTGCACTCAACATATAATTGTATACATGCGGGCTCAACCAAGAGAAACCCTGATCTTGATAACTGTAAACAAAAGGCACACCTGTAGTGTACAACCAATAGCACACTTGCACACTAGCTACCACAACAGCTACTATAGCTACCATTAGTATGGCCTTCTTATTTGCCAACAAAAAATCCAGTCTACTTTTATAATATTTGGCCGACAGTTTTTCAATTCCCCATAGTAGCGGTATAAGAACTGCTATAAATTCTGTTGGTCTTACCAAAATAGCTATACCTATTAGCCCTCCTATTGCAACGGCATATTTAAGCTTAGGCTTGGCATAAAACTTTTGAGTAGTTATAAGCAAGAAAACATAAATGGTAAACAGCCAGTTGTGGGTATAAGCACCGTTAAGTGCAGTATAGGTCAAATAATTAGACCCTATTACTAACAGCAATATCATGATAGCAACCACCCTATCACTAAAAAAGGTCAATAGAAATTTTCGGTAATACCATAAGCCTATAAAAGCAACCAAGAGACTCCCGAGCAGAATAGACAACTGGTAGGGTATACTAAAACCATCGGAGGGGTAACCTAATGGTGAAGAAAGTATATGTGCAATAAAGAAGAACGGACTATACAACACTGCCATGCCAGACGAATACTTGTTGACACGACTAGCTGTTTCCTTGTACTTGTAGGATGGAATATGTTCTTTGGGATATCCGTACTCTGTCAATACGCTATCCGCAAATTTTTGTTCTTTTAAGTCATTATATATAAAGGATGACGGGAGGTACCAGTAATAGCCTAAAACATCCCAAGAGATGGTACTACTATGACCTCTCTTATTCCATGTAGGATGAAATACCAACGACACGAATAGAATAACGCATAGGGAAATGATATAAGCAACTCTTGAAAGCATTCGTAGCAGTAGTATTAGACCAAAGATCAGCAAGCATGTATAATAACACTAGCTTTAAACAAATTAACAACTTTGATCTGTAAATCTAACACCCTGTAAAAATTAGTGTGCAAGATATTTTCACACGCTGCTATATAGACAAGACGAACTACACAACATAAAAAAAGCTGCACTCGAAGAACTCACCTTTAGCTGACGAGAAGGGTTTAGAGATATTTAAAACATTCTGCACAGTAATAGCTAGAGAATATATTTAGCATAACCAACTAAAAACCCTCCAATTAAAAAAGTATCTAATACCGTTGCCAATAATTTTATTTCAAACGATCGGATGTCATCATATTCTACATCAAGATCATTATCCATTTTTGATTTATTTTTTAACCGATACCATTGCAACTCAACAAAGTACCTTGGTATGGAAATCATAAACACACCAATTATGCCCATCAAGATTACAGCAACCTGAATATTTGCATTAGTGCCATTACCTCCTCCTCCTAAAGGAGATGCCACCCAGACCATAATATTAACAATATAAGCACCAACTAATAATTTTGCTAAGATATATGCTTCTGTAAATACTGAAAGCTTAGTTTTTAGCGTCAAAAAATCTAACTCATCTATAGACTCTTTAGATGCTAATGCTTTACCAACCTTCATCATCATAGAGTAAATAGACATAAAAAACGTAAGCGCAATTAATGTGATGATAAGCAGTGTATAATTTAGTAAGAAGTAATAAATACCTAATGTACCTAATTCAAATCTTCCATTTTTCTTTGTAAAGAACCAATAGTACTCTTTCTCTATTTCTGCTAGCTTTGTTATATCATTGATATAGTTTGCTGTTAGAGCAAAAGCGACAGCTAAGATCAAAAAACCTAAGGCAGTTGCTTTCATTAAAGGAAACTTTGTTTGTTTATCTTCCTCCTTAAGTTCTTCATTCTTAAACGCTCTTATTTCTCCCCACCCTTTAACAGCAACTACAACCAGCCAACAAGTAAGACCTACATACATTGGACAAATAAATGAATATAAAAAAATGTTCCACTTGTCATTTAAAAAGCACCTTACATTATCTATGCTGTTTGGGTCGTCAAATAAAGTTCCGTTTAACCATGTACCTAAAACAGTAACTACAAAACAAAAGAAGAATGCTAACACAAAACCAATTATTCCTGCATGAAGCCCTTTTGCTCCCGTAAAAGACCTCTTTAAGTTAACAGGAACATTAGGTGCAACTTTAACAAAAAACGTACTAATTAGTTTTTCCAGCCAACTAAACACAGGGAGTTTACTTGCTTTTAAAAACCAAGAATATACCCATACTTTAGGATCATTAGGGGCTTCTTTGGTTGGCTTCACTTTTGCTTTTGCCCAATTAAGAATTTTTTCAATAGGTCCCATGGTGTATTATTTTATTTACTTATTCTAGTGTGTTCAACCATTGCATAATACCCTCAAACGCTTCATCTCTATTCTTGTCATTAACTATACTGTGAAGCATATTTGGAAAAAACAGGTAACGAATATTCTTCGAATCGCATTTCTCGATTAAGCTTGTTGTCTTTTCCCTTGTCGACAAAAAGTCCTGCCCACCCTGAATAATAAGTATCGGCTTAGGATACTTGCACAAGTATCCATATGACTTTTTTATTACTCTGTTTGATTGCACCAAGTATCTTGGACTAACTGCTCTGGTTCCTAATGTGTCTATATTAAAAGCCCAATTAATAAAGCTTGAATCATTAGAATAGATATAAGGATCATACCCAAGATGTACTGGCGTAGAAGGTTGAAAAGTATATGCTAGCAATAAATTTAGTATGGTACTAAGCTTCACATCACCATTCCCTTTTGATGTTACTATACTGGTCAAAACAAGCCCATCGACATTTTCGGGATGCAATTGTACATACCATATTGCAAGAGAAGACCCTAAGCTTTCACCTAGTAAAACAATTTTTCTCGAGGGGTATCTCTTTCTTATAGAAATAATTATTTCATGCAGGTCTTCTACTTGAATACCTATATTTTTCAGATCACCTTTT
Protein-coding sequences here:
- a CDS encoding tail fiber protein encodes the protein MTDGTLGEIRIVAYNFTPQNWAVCYGQYLPINTNQALYAVLGTIYGGNGFTEFQLPDFRGRVPIQFGQGVGQPNYNLGNRGGELFHQLTIEETPAHKHTMTAQISMAGNVKSSSDDSSNVDDPTNANPSLGLKMYSDSAADVAMGTSPVTVSGSMSMETAGLSNTHLNVQPFVTMNYVICVQGLFPTRN
- a CDS encoding alpha/beta fold hydrolase; protein product: MSKKVSKIITYILVVCSFSSCGIFINNPKYVERNIKTSNTYKSNLGTFYCLQDGQCVFVDERIEKESGNIIVALHGLGAHAGSFSFLQEYLDGQNVSSIALDFRGFGHYQGLKGDLKNIGIQVEDLHEIIISIRKRYPSRKIVLLGESLGSSLAIWYVQLHPENVDGLVLTSIVTSKGNGDVKLSTILNLLLAYTFQPSTPVHLGYDPYIYSNDSSFINWAFNIDTLGTRAVSPRYLVQSNRVIKKSYGYLCKYPKPILIIQGGQDFLSTREKTTSLIEKCDSKNIRYLFFPNMLHSIVNDKNRDEAFEGIMQWLNTLE
- a CDS encoding tail fiber protein: MYGYLGEVRLFGGTFAPRGWAFCHGGYLTIAEYSALFALIGCEYGGDCRTVFALPDTRGRVVVGQGQGPGLPYDFTIGEYGGYEKITLTLDQLARHTHPVTTDVEAEITPLATSDTGSSDDPENNIFAITDAGVRTYAATPDNTMAINTVTVSAAAVANATGGGLSHDNVMPVSALQYIICIEGDFPSRA
- a CDS encoding MOSC domain-containing protein, producing the protein MSRLLSVNVSLPKVVTHNGNSFTTAIFKTPVTGSAAVSQLNIAGDKQADLTVHGGIDKAVYAYSYHNYAYWEKELNRNDFTMGQFGENLTVDNMPDHEVYIGNRYRIGTTLLEVSQPRVPCFKLNARMDDNRMTKLFFNSGRQGFYLRVLEEGIITAGDEIIMEKEHPAKISVQDIFTLYYIDKTNYNSIKKAADLEELTLSWREGFKELLSKANR